A stretch of DNA from Lysinibacillus sp. B2A1:
GTAATAACATCTTTTTTAGTTTCAATATAATAGAAAAAAGTGCCCAAATTTTGGACACTTTTTTATCATTATTTTACTACGATATTCACAAGCTTGCCTGGAATAACAATGACTTTCACTAAGTCTTTTCCTGCCATATGCTCTTGTACTTTGCTGTCAGTAAGTGCTACTTTTTCGATTTCTTCCTTAGAAGCATCTTTTGCTACGATAATTTTTGCTCGTACTTTACCTGCAACTTGAACAGCGATTTCCACTTCATCATCCACAAGTTTAGACTCATCATATGCTGGCCACTGCTCATAAGCTAGTGTTGCATTATGTCCTAGTAGTTGCCATAATTCTTCGGCAATATGTGGAACGATTGGTGCTAGCATTTTTACGAAGCCATCTGCGTAAGCTGCTGGAATGACATCTGCTTTGTAGCAATCATTAATGAATACCATCATCTGTGAAATAGCTGTATTAAAGCGGATACCTTCATAATCCTCAGTCACCTTTTTCACTGTTTGGTGATAGGATTTCTCAAGTGATTTATCATCTGAAACTTGAATTTTTGAAGAAAGAGCACCATCTTCTTCATTCACAAATAAACGCCAAATACGATCTAAGAAGCGGCGTGCTCCGTCTAAACCATTTGTAGACCATGCCACAGACGCCTCAAGAGGTCCCATAAACATTTCATATAAACGTAATGTATCCGCACCATGTGAATCAATGATTTCATCTGGGTTTACAACATTCCCCTTAGATTTAGACATTTTTTCATTACCTTCACCAAGAATCATGCCTTGGTTAAATAATTTTTGGAATGGCTCTTTCGTGTGAACAGCGCCTAAATCATATAACACTTTATGCCAGAAGCGTGCGTAAAGTAAATGTAAAACAGCGTGCTCAGCCCCACCAATATAAATATCAACTGGTAACCAGCGTTTTAGTAATTCCGGATCAGCTATTGCCTCTGTGTTTGTTGGATCAATATAGCGTAAGAAGTACCAGCTAGATCCTGCCCACTGTGGCATTGTATTTGTTTCACGGCGTCCTTTTTTGCCAGTCTCTGGATCCACAACATTTACCCACTCTGCAATATTAGCTAGCGGTGATTCACCAGTACCAGAAGGTCGGATATTATCTGTTTTTGGCAGCATCAAAGGTAATTCTGATTCTTGAACTGGTGTAATCGTGCCATCTTCCCAATGAATCATTGGGATTGGCTCACCCCAGTAACGCTGACGCGAGAATAACCAGTCACGAAGACGATAAGAAATTTTCTTCTCCCCTACGCCCTTTTCCTCTAGCCATTCAATGGCCTTTGCAATGCCATCTGCTTTATTTAAGCCATTAAGGAAATCGGAATTAATATGCTGTCCATCACCTGTAAATGCTTCTTTACTGATGTCTCCACCTTCAAGGACAGGAATGATCTCTAAATTAAACTCTGTAGCAAACTCATAGTCACGTTCATCATGTGCTGGAACCGCCATGATAGCACCAGTACCATAAGAAACTAATACATAGTCTGCAATCCAAATTGGTGCTTTTTTACCATTAATCGGATTCACTGCATAGGCGCCTGTAAATACGCCTGTTTTTTCTTTAGCTAAATCTGTACGCTCTAAATCTGACTTCATTTTTACTTTTTCTAAGTAAGCATCAACAGCTTGTCGTTGTTCAGCCGTTGTAATTTGCTCTACTAATTTATGTTCAGGTGCAAGTACGCAGTATGTAGCACCAAATAATGTATCTGGACGTGTCGTAAATACTGTAAAGTTTTCATCTATGCCATCAATGCCAAATGTCACTTCTGCTCCTTCTGAACGACCGATCCAGTTACGCTGCATATCTTTAATAGATTCTGGCCAATCCACTTCTTCTAGGTCGTCTATTAAACGATCCGCATAAGCTGTAATTTTTAGCATCCATTGCTTCATTGGGCGGCGCTCAACAGGGTGACCACCACGCTCTGATTTCCCATCAATTACTTCCTCATTTGCCAATACCGTTCCTAATGCTGGGCACCAGTTTACTGCCACTTCATCTACATAGGCTAAGCCTTTTTTATA
This window harbors:
- a CDS encoding leucine--tRNA ligase, which codes for MSFNHQQIEKKWQQYWADNKTFKTVNETDKPKFYALDMFPYPSGAGLHVGHPEGYTATDILSRFKRMQGFNVLHPMGWDAFGLPAEQYALDTGNDPAEFTAKNIATFKRQIQELGFSYDWDREINTTDPEYYKWTQWIFIQLYKKGLAYVDEVAVNWCPALGTVLANEEVIDGKSERGGHPVERRPMKQWMLKITAYADRLIDDLEEVDWPESIKDMQRNWIGRSEGAEVTFGIDGIDENFTVFTTRPDTLFGATYCVLAPEHKLVEQITTAEQRQAVDAYLEKVKMKSDLERTDLAKEKTGVFTGAYAVNPINGKKAPIWIADYVLVSYGTGAIMAVPAHDERDYEFATEFNLEIIPVLEGGDISKEAFTGDGQHINSDFLNGLNKADGIAKAIEWLEEKGVGEKKISYRLRDWLFSRQRYWGEPIPMIHWEDGTITPVQESELPLMLPKTDNIRPSGTGESPLANIAEWVNVVDPETGKKGRRETNTMPQWAGSSWYFLRYIDPTNTEAIADPELLKRWLPVDIYIGGAEHAVLHLLYARFWHKVLYDLGAVHTKEPFQKLFNQGMILGEGNEKMSKSKGNVVNPDEIIDSHGADTLRLYEMFMGPLEASVAWSTNGLDGARRFLDRIWRLFVNEEDGALSSKIQVSDDKSLEKSYHQTVKKVTEDYEGIRFNTAISQMMVFINDCYKADVIPAAYADGFVKMLAPIVPHIAEELWQLLGHNATLAYEQWPAYDESKLVDDEVEIAVQVAGKVRAKIIVAKDASKEEIEKVALTDSKVQEHMAGKDLVKVIVIPGKLVNIVVK